The Deinococcus yavapaiensis KR-236 DNA segment CGCTTCGGTGGACGCTCCGTACAAAACGGCCGCGCCGATCAGGGCGAGCAAGACGGGACGGACGCGCACGGTCCGCGCTCCTTCTCGGAAGGTGCTGGCCATCGCTCGCCACGCCGAGCCTTCGCCGCGGCGCGGCGAGAAGTTCGACTCGGGCATCATGAAGGCGAGAACGCCCGCGAGCGCGAGCAGCACGCCCGCCCCCCCGAGGAGCGGCAAGGCGAGGCTCGCCTGCCCGAGCCACGCGGCGAGCCCAAGGCCGAGCAGCGATCCGACTCGCCCGACTTGCGCGCCCTTCAAGAACAAGGCGCCGACGTTCGCTTCGCCGACCTCGTCGGTGATCCACGCGCTTTGCGCGCCGCTCAGGAAGGTGTAACCGAGCGCGGCGACGACCTGCGCGAGCAGCACGGCGAGAAAGTCGCCGCCCAGCACGACGACGAGAAACGACAATCCGAGGAAGGTGAAGCCCAGCAGGACGGAGCGTCGACGGCTGTACACGTCGGCGACGACGCCCGTGGGGATTTCGAGGAGGAAGCACGAGGCTTCGAGGACCGTGCCGATCAGCACAAGTTGAAGCGGCGTCAGCTTCAAGCTCTCGACGAGGTAGACCCCTTGCGCGGTGAACGCGAGGGCGAAGGCGAGCGAAACGGCGAATTCCTGCAGCAGGAAAGCGCGCCGAGCGGCGTGGGCAACAGACATGAAGACTCCAGGGTGAGGCGGTCCGACAGGACTGACGAGGGCGCGCCGCACACCATGCAGGACGGCGCCGTGAGGGCCGTCACGCGGGCACGAGCGAGCGTTCGCGCGGTTCGAGTTGAAGTTCGTCAGGCGACTGTTGGCATGGTGACATCACCCCGAAAAGGAGGTGTCACGACCTTACCGAATCGAGCGCGACTTGTCTTGAGCACGATGGCGTAATGGACTTCACTCGAGGTTCAACGACGTGCGCAGTTCCTCGTGGCTGCGCAAAGTGCGCTGCACGCCCGCGCGCTCCAACTCGAGCGCGGAGTTCGGGTGCACGTGCCCGCCCGCGAGAAGGCCCCACACGGTGGCGCCCGCCGAAACGCCCGCCGTGGCTCCGGGAACGCTGTCCTCGATCACGAGGCATCGCGTGACGTCCACTCCCAGCGACGCCGCCGCGAAGGCGTACAAGTCGGGGTTGGGCTTACCGCGGCCGCCTACCATCGACGAGTCGAACGAGCGCCCGTCGAGCAGCACATCGAGTCCGGACGCCCGAAGCTTGAGGTCGAGGCGGTCTCGCCGCGAGTTGCTCGCGACGGCGAACGGCACGCCTCGCCGAGCGAGGGCGCGCAGCGTGTCCGCCGCGCCTTCGATGGCGGGTACGGACGTCAAGGCCGCCGCGAGGCCCGCGTCGATCCGCGCGTCGATTCCGTTCGGGCGCACCCAACCGAAGTCGCGCTCCAGCCCCTCGAACAGCACGGGAAAGGACGCGCCGACCGCGCGGCGCGAAAACTCCTCGTGCGTGAACGGCAAGGCGTGCTCGCCGAGCAGACTCAGCAGCACCTGTCCCGACAAGCCTTCGGAATCGATGAGGACGCCGTCGAGGTCGAAGAGGACGGCGTCGAACGAAAAGGAGGCGTCGGGAGAAGGCACGCCGCAGTCTAACGGGTCGCGAGGCGTTCTCGCACGCGCCTCGGAAGATTTCGCTTCACGACGAGGTCGTACGACGCGTGCAAAAGCTCCAAGGGCAGCGGGGTCGGCAGCGACCCGTCGAGAGGCAGGAAAATCCAGTGGCCGCCGAAGTACGCGGCGGGGACGATGTCCGGGAACTCGTCACGCAGGCGAGCCGTTCGCGCGAGCTCGCACTTCACCAGAAGCCGCAACGGATCCTCGGTGACGTTCACCATCGCATACATGCGGAAGACGGGTGCGCCCGAATCCGGGTCTTCCCCGCCGACCTTGAACACCAGGTTTTGCGTGTCGAACGGAAAGGTTTCGATCGTGGCGGGCAGCTTCGCGCACGCTTCCCGGATGTCCGAGACGAGCTCCATTCAGGCGGAGCCTCGAACGGCGAGGGCTTGCGGCAGGCGCGACTTGATCAGGCGGATCTGGCCGCGGTGGTTGAGTTCGTCCTCGAACACGTGGAACCACATGAAGTAGTGGTTGCCGCGCGCCCACCAAAACGGGCGGCTTTCGTGCAGCCACGCGTCGTCGCGCTCGCGAAATCCGCGCAACGTCTTGTCTCTGACGGACCGCAGCAAGTCCAGGTAGTACGCGTCGTCGTGCCCGTGAATCTCGGTCCTTGCTCGGTCGCCGAGTTC contains these protein-coding regions:
- a CDS encoding MFS transporter, producing the protein MSVAHAARRAFLLQEFAVSLAFALAFTAQGVYLVESLKLTPLQLVLIGTVLEASCFLLEIPTGVVADVYSRRRSVLLGFTFLGLSFLVVVLGGDFLAVLLAQVVAALGYTFLSGAQSAWITDEVGEANVGALFLKGAQVGRVGSLLGLGLAAWLGQASLALPLLGGAGVLLALAGVLAFMMPESNFSPRRGEGSAWRAMASTFREGARTVRVRPVLLALIGAAVLYGASTEALDRLWQLHLLESFDLPDLLGLRPIAWFSLLGAVGTFVNLVVTRALQRRLETSDVPRIARQLTWIGALGAAAVLAFALAGHFWWAVAVFLAVGVLRGLYEPLYRAWLNQGLDSRVRATVLSIAAQADALGQVAGGPGVGALGNACGVPSAIGVSALLRLPVLLVLAWGARRAMKTAPATD
- a CDS encoding HAD family hydrolase produces the protein MPSPDASFSFDAVLFDLDGVLIDSEGLSGQVLLSLLGEHALPFTHEEFSRRAVGASFPVLFEGLERDFGWVRPNGIDARIDAGLAAALTSVPAIEGAADTLRALARRGVPFAVASNSRRDRLDLKLRASGLDVLLDGRSFDSSMVGGRGKPNPDLYAFAAASLGVDVTRCLVIEDSVPGATAGVSAGATVWGLLAGGHVHPNSALELERAGVQRTLRSHEELRTSLNLE
- a CDS encoding MmcQ/YjbR family DNA-binding protein is translated as MELVSDIREACAKLPATIETFPFDTQNLVFKVGGEDPDSGAPVFRMYAMVNVTEDPLRLLVKCELARTARLRDEFPDIVPAAYFGGHWIFLPLDGSLPTPLPLELLHASYDLVVKRNLPRRVRERLATR